In one Neorhizobium sp. NCHU2750 genomic region, the following are encoded:
- a CDS encoding SOS response-associated peptidase, whose amino-acid sequence MCGRFVLQHEWPAFKTMFDLPWDEERGRNTQARYNISPTQEVLIVHNDANGQQAAETARWWLVPHWAKEMPKAAMFNARIETIGTSPAFRDAFKSKRCLIPADGFYEWTVSDDDGKKAPWLIYQPGQAPFAFAGLWAHNSKLDVTSCTIVTMPTAEPMSKLHDRQPAILDPTVFKEWLDPKNSGARAKELLENENLDGRLEFHRVSRDVNSSRFAGKPAPEVNPL is encoded by the coding sequence ATGTGCGGAAGGTTCGTGCTCCAACATGAATGGCCGGCCTTCAAAACCATGTTCGATTTGCCCTGGGACGAGGAGCGTGGTCGCAATACACAGGCCCGGTACAACATTTCGCCGACACAGGAAGTTCTCATCGTTCACAACGACGCCAACGGCCAGCAGGCGGCGGAGACCGCACGCTGGTGGCTCGTCCCACATTGGGCAAAGGAGATGCCGAAGGCCGCGATGTTCAACGCCAGGATCGAGACAATCGGCACCTCCCCTGCCTTCCGGGATGCGTTTAAGTCGAAGAGGTGCCTGATACCGGCGGACGGTTTCTACGAATGGACGGTCAGCGACGACGACGGCAAGAAGGCTCCGTGGCTGATCTACCAACCCGGACAGGCACCGTTCGCCTTCGCAGGGCTATGGGCGCACAATTCGAAGCTCGATGTCACGAGCTGCACGATCGTTACCATGCCGACCGCAGAGCCAATGTCGAAGCTGCATGATCGACAACCTGCCATCCTCGATCCAACGGTTTTCAAGGAGTGGCTTGATCCAAAGAACTCTGGCGCTCGAGCAAAGGAACTCTTGGAGAACGAGAACCTAGATGGCCGGCTCGAATTCCATCGGGTGTCGAGGGATGTGAACTCATCGAGGTTCGCCGGGAAACCCGCGCCAGAGGTCAATCCGCTATGA
- the alaE gene encoding L-alanine exporter AlaE — translation MSSGSPVADRRLEFLADTLALLLFFTTTGALNERFVAGMQWDQVLHARLLGAVLMVPVARPYGIWRDWVMRRASDGRFSRILWDSIALVTFQVPIYAAIIAVNGASGIGLLYGILGATVMMLVLGRPYGAFLNFVRGMFCLPAGGERPMSLSEP, via the coding sequence ATGAGCAGCGGATCGCCTGTTGCCGACCGGCGGCTTGAGTTTCTTGCCGACACTCTCGCGCTGCTGCTCTTCTTCACGACAACAGGCGCGCTGAACGAACGGTTCGTGGCCGGGATGCAGTGGGATCAGGTTCTCCATGCCCGGCTCTTGGGTGCGGTTCTCATGGTGCCGGTTGCACGCCCCTACGGCATCTGGCGAGACTGGGTGATGCGTCGGGCCTCGGACGGCCGGTTTTCGCGCATTCTCTGGGACAGCATTGCACTCGTGACCTTCCAGGTGCCGATCTACGCCGCCATCATTGCGGTGAACGGTGCAAGCGGCATCGGCCTTCTGTACGGTATATTGGGAGCGACCGTAATGATGCTGGTGCTTGGGCGCCCTTACGGTGCATTCCTGAACTTTGTCAGAGGGATGTTTTGTCTTCCTGCAGGTGGCGAAAGGCCCATGAGCCTCAGCGAGCCATAG
- a CDS encoding acyloxyacyl hydrolase, whose protein sequence is MVAAIAVSTEAAFANGTLFDELRFGASASVQSGHSHEDGIFPEVTVFFDPFGFDQATTWKQELARPRVNVGTSIGTSAGATQVFGGLSWQVNFNERLFAEAGFGGVWHDGTLRGNDDGPDLGCHLLFHEYAGVGYRFDKHWNVIAQISHSSHANLCDGPNNGMTRAGLQVGYKF, encoded by the coding sequence ATGGTCGCCGCGATAGCGGTTTCTACCGAAGCAGCATTCGCCAATGGAACGTTATTCGACGAGCTGCGGTTCGGCGCATCGGCGTCAGTCCAAAGCGGCCATTCTCATGAAGATGGAATTTTCCCCGAGGTCACGGTATTCTTTGATCCGTTCGGGTTCGACCAGGCGACCACCTGGAAGCAGGAGCTCGCCCGGCCTCGCGTTAACGTCGGTACATCGATTGGGACCTCCGCCGGGGCTACGCAGGTCTTTGGTGGCCTCTCCTGGCAAGTAAACTTCAACGAGCGGCTGTTCGCCGAGGCCGGCTTCGGCGGGGTCTGGCACGACGGAACGCTGCGCGGCAACGACGATGGCCCGGACCTAGGCTGTCATCTTCTCTTTCACGAGTATGCCGGCGTTGGATACCGCTTCGACAAGCACTGGAATGTCATCGCCCAGATTTCGCATTCGTCTCACGCCAATCTTTGCGACGGACCGAATAACGGTATGACACGCGCCGGACTGCAAGTCGGCTACAAGTTCTAG